The proteins below come from a single Zonotrichia leucophrys gambelii isolate GWCS_2022_RI chromosome 3, RI_Zleu_2.0, whole genome shotgun sequence genomic window:
- the NTPCR gene encoding cancer-related nucleoside-triphosphatase isoform X2: MSKHVFLTGPPGVGKTTLIQKVTQALKSSGVPIDGFYTQEVREGGRRTGFDVVTLSGNRGPLSRVSPSSDSSASRREYRVGQYVVDLVSFEQLVLPMLRNVNHGGDTEKRICVIDEIGKMELFSQPFIQAVRQTLAGSGTVVLGTIPIPKGKPLDLVEEIRSRKDVKVFNVSKENRNSILQDILAAVESCRK, encoded by the exons ATGTCCAAGCACGTGTTTCTTACGGGACCCCCAG ggGTTGGAAAGACTACTTTGATCCAGAAAGTCACTCAAGCTCTAAAATCCTCAGGCGTTCCTATTGATGGATTTTACACACAGGAAGTTAGAGAAGGTGGCAGGAGAACAGGATTTGATGTTGTCACTCTGTCTGGAAACCGAGGACCTTTATCTAGAGTCAG TCCCAGTTCTGATTCTTCTGCTTCAAGACGCGAGTACCGGGTTGGACAATATGTTGTAGACCTTGTTTCATTTGAGCAGCTGGTTCTGCCTATGCTGAGAAAT GTAAACCATGGTGGTGacacagagaaaagaatttgTGTCATAGATGAGATTGGTAAAATGGAGCTCTTCAGCCAGCCTTTTATTCAGGCTGTTCGTCAAACGCTGGCTGGCTCGGGGACTGTGGTGCTTGGAACTATTCCAATACCTAAGGGAAAGCCACTGGATCTTGTTGAAGAAATAAGAAGTAGGAAAGATGTTAAAGTGTTCAAT GTTAgtaaggaaaacagaaacagcattttGCAAGACATCTTGGCAGCTGTGGAAtcctgcagaaaatga
- the NTPCR gene encoding cancer-related nucleoside-triphosphatase isoform X1: MFPRLRARSSAPPGRGVGKTTLIQKVTQALKSSGVPIDGFYTQEVREGGRRTGFDVVTLSGNRGPLSRVSPSSDSSASRREYRVGQYVVDLVSFEQLVLPMLRNVNHGGDTEKRICVIDEIGKMELFSQPFIQAVRQTLAGSGTVVLGTIPIPKGKPLDLVEEIRSRKDVKVFNVSKENRNSILQDILAAVESCRK, encoded by the exons aTGTTCCCGCGGCTGCGGGCCCGGAGCTCCGCCCCCCCGGGTCGAG ggGTTGGAAAGACTACTTTGATCCAGAAAGTCACTCAAGCTCTAAAATCCTCAGGCGTTCCTATTGATGGATTTTACACACAGGAAGTTAGAGAAGGTGGCAGGAGAACAGGATTTGATGTTGTCACTCTGTCTGGAAACCGAGGACCTTTATCTAGAGTCAG TCCCAGTTCTGATTCTTCTGCTTCAAGACGCGAGTACCGGGTTGGACAATATGTTGTAGACCTTGTTTCATTTGAGCAGCTGGTTCTGCCTATGCTGAGAAAT GTAAACCATGGTGGTGacacagagaaaagaatttgTGTCATAGATGAGATTGGTAAAATGGAGCTCTTCAGCCAGCCTTTTATTCAGGCTGTTCGTCAAACGCTGGCTGGCTCGGGGACTGTGGTGCTTGGAACTATTCCAATACCTAAGGGAAAGCCACTGGATCTTGTTGAAGAAATAAGAAGTAGGAAAGATGTTAAAGTGTTCAAT GTTAgtaaggaaaacagaaacagcattttGCAAGACATCTTGGCAGCTGTGGAAtcctgcagaaaatga
- the NTPCR gene encoding cancer-related nucleoside-triphosphatase isoform X3, whose protein sequence is MFPRLRARSSAPPGRGVGKTTLIQKVTQALKSSGVPIDGFYTQEVREGGRRTGFDVVTLSGNRGPLSRVSPSSDSSASRREYRVGQYVVDLVSFEQLVLPMLRNVNHGGDTEKRICVIDEIGKMELFSQPFIQAVRQTLAGSGTVVLGTIPIPKGKPLDLVEEIRSRKDVKVFN, encoded by the exons aTGTTCCCGCGGCTGCGGGCCCGGAGCTCCGCCCCCCCGGGTCGAG ggGTTGGAAAGACTACTTTGATCCAGAAAGTCACTCAAGCTCTAAAATCCTCAGGCGTTCCTATTGATGGATTTTACACACAGGAAGTTAGAGAAGGTGGCAGGAGAACAGGATTTGATGTTGTCACTCTGTCTGGAAACCGAGGACCTTTATCTAGAGTCAG TCCCAGTTCTGATTCTTCTGCTTCAAGACGCGAGTACCGGGTTGGACAATATGTTGTAGACCTTGTTTCATTTGAGCAGCTGGTTCTGCCTATGCTGAGAAAT GTAAACCATGGTGGTGacacagagaaaagaatttgTGTCATAGATGAGATTGGTAAAATGGAGCTCTTCAGCCAGCCTTTTATTCAGGCTGTTCGTCAAACGCTGGCTGGCTCGGGGACTGTGGTGCTTGGAACTATTCCAATACCTAAGGGAAAGCCACTGGATCTTGTTGAAGAAATAAGAAGTAGGAAAGATGTTAAAGTGTTCAAT taa